Genomic window (Nitratidesulfovibrio vulgaris str. Hildenborough):
TGTCCCGGTGGAACAGCTTCCGTTCGTTCCGGCGTACAGCTTCAGGCTGCTCATCGGTGACGCCTCGTGCCGTCTCGACGCCGGGGCGGGCCTGCCGGTGCACAGCCACCCCGCGCTGGCGGGCGTGCAGGGCGACGTGGACCTGCCCGACGCCCTGCGGCTGGCCCTCGCCGAATTGCTTCTGGCCCCCCATTGCACCGCGCTGGCAACCCTTCTGGGCACCACCGTCCGGGCCGAGGCCATGGAGACGCCCCCGGCGGCCTCCACAGACGCCGCCCCCGGTGTGGCTTCGGGCACGAGTGCGGGGCACGATGCACCGCCCCCCGGCAGTTGCGCCGTGGTGCTTGCACTCTCCGTCCCGACAGGTGACACAAAGGGCGGCACGGCAGCTGGCGGGACGACGCCCGCCCCGGATACCGGCGGTGATGGCGACAACCGCGACAGCGGCAGCGCGGGCCATACCGTCGTGCCCCTGCGGTTGACGCTGCCCGTGGCCCTTGCCACCTCACTGGCGGCGCAACTCATGGCCCTGCCCGAACGCCACACCCCGCGCGAGGACATTCCCGTCACCGTCACCATCGAAGCCGGAAGGATGCGCCTTGCCGCGCATGAACTGGCGACGCTGGCCGTCGATGACGTGCTGCTGCCCGAAGACTACCCCGCCCTGCGCGGGCGCATCGCCCTCATGACAGGGCCGCACGCCTTCGCCTGCTCCCTGACCGAAGGGCGGGCCACCGTGCTCGACGCCACGCCCGCACCGAACACCCCGGAGTCACCCATGAGCGACCAGCAGACCCCCGAAGTCCCCGCAGGGCTGGATACCGCAGCCCTCGAAGTGGACATCGTCTTCGAACTCGAACGCCGCACCATGAAGCTGAACGACCTTGCGGCCCTCGCCCCCGGCTACACCTTCGCCCTCGGCACCGACCCCCTCGCCCCGGTGACGCTGCGGGTGCAGGGACGGAACATCGGGCGCGGGCGACTCGTCGACCTTGACGGTACGCCCGGCGTGCAGGTGCTGCACCTTGAGAGCGCATCGCCCCATCAGGCAGACGGCGGCGGGGCAGCCGGTGCAGGAACCGGTACGGCTACGGGTGCAGGCATGTCGGGCGGTGCTGGTGGCACGCCTACTGGCAGCGCGACAGCCGGAACGTCCACCGGCAGCACTGCCGGCGCGACCGCAAGGCCCCCCCTGTCCACGGGAGACGACGCGTGACAGGCGTAGCCCCACTGTATTTCATCGCGGGCATGGCCCTGCTGGGTCTTGCGCCGTTCTTCCTGATGATGGTCACCTCGTACGTGAAGATCGTGGTCGTCACCTCGCTGGTGCGCAACGCCCTCGGGGTGCAGCAGGTGCCGCCCACCATGGTCATGAACGGCCTCGCCATCATCCTGAGCATCTTCATCATGGCCCCGGTGGCCTCGGGCACCCTCGACCTCATGCAGAACATGAAGATCGGCCCCGACCCGGCCCCGCGTGAGATCATCGCCCTGCTGGACAAGGCCTCGCCCCCGCTGCGCGGCTTTCTCGAACGCAACGCCGACGACAAGGTCGTAACGGTGTTCATGAGCACCGCCAAGCGCATCTGGCCCGCCGACCAGCACGCCAGCATCTCGCGCGACAACCTGCTCATCCTCATTCCGTCGTTCACCATCTCCGAACTGACGCGGGCCTTCCAGATTGGCTTTCTGCTCTATCTGCCCTTCGTCGCCATCGACCTTGTCATCTCCAACATCCTGCTTGCCATGGGCATGATGATGGTCTCGCCCATGACCATATCGCTGCCCTTCAAGCTGCTTCTCTTCGTCACCCTCGACGGCTGGCTCAAGGTCAGTCAGGGGCTGCTTCTCAGTTACCGCTAGCACGGGGCCGCGCGCCCCATCGGAGCCTCTATGCAGATTGTCACCACTGAACGCGACGGCATCACCGTCATCTCCCTCACCGGGCGCATGGACGCCACCACCGTGGCCTCGTT
Coding sequences:
- the sctQ gene encoding type III secretion system cytoplasmic ring protein SctQ, which gives rise to MPTTPASAPHQGSTPSSQGHTPPSQGHTPPSQGHTPASSGVIPALRPPRVSPAATALLNVLHTRSQPWRVQAGTLACGLSVPVEQLPFVPAYSFRLLIGDASCRLDAGAGLPVHSHPALAGVQGDVDLPDALRLALAELLLAPHCTALATLLGTTVRAEAMETPPAASTDAAPGVASGTSAGHDAPPPGSCAVVLALSVPTGDTKGGTAAGGTTPAPDTGGDGDNRDSGSAGHTVVPLRLTLPVALATSLAAQLMALPERHTPREDIPVTVTIEAGRMRLAAHELATLAVDDVLLPEDYPALRGRIALMTGPHAFACSLTEGRATVLDATPAPNTPESPMSDQQTPEVPAGLDTAALEVDIVFELERRTMKLNDLAALAPGYTFALGTDPLAPVTLRVQGRNIGRGRLVDLDGTPGVQVLHLESASPHQADGGGAAGAGTGTATGAGMSGGAGGTPTGSATAGTSTGSTAGATARPPLSTGDDA
- the sctR gene encoding type III secretion system export apparatus subunit SctR — encoded protein: MALLGLAPFFLMMVTSYVKIVVVTSLVRNALGVQQVPPTMVMNGLAIILSIFIMAPVASGTLDLMQNMKIGPDPAPREIIALLDKASPPLRGFLERNADDKVVTVFMSTAKRIWPADQHASISRDNLLILIPSFTISELTRAFQIGFLLYLPFVAIDLVISNILLAMGMMMVSPMTISLPFKLLLFVTLDGWLKVSQGLLLSYR